ACCCATGTCTTTTCCAACTTTATCAACTACAGTATGTAACTTTGCTATCAATAAGAAAAGGTGTCCAATATCTGTCCATGATTTGTGGTGCCAACATCTAGTAGCTCAATGATTTACTGAATTTTAGTCTATAAAATAAAATGCCTTTTTATATATAGTACTGGAAACTTGAGTAGAAGAGTTGAAAATTAATATCTGTTAATTTTACCTTAAGTGTAGCTCCAAGTGATCGAAGGCCAGTTGAATGTCTCGCCAATTTTAATACTCGAAAAATCCTCATTAGTCGAAACACTTGAACGACCTTCCCCACATTATCTAATTCGTGATCACTGCCAATGGTCAGATCTACCAAAAGAGTGAAGTAGAATGGAAGAACAGAAACTATGTCTATTAAGTTTAATGGATGTTTAAAGAACTTCTTGAGGTTGGGAGCAAGGAGCAGCCTAGAAGATACTTCAAATGTAAACCAAGAGATACAGAAATATTCCAGGTTGTGAAGGATTGGATCGTCAATGGGAACATCATCCTCATCTAGGTTTTGATATTCTGGCATGCTGTTGATACACATGGTAGATATTGAGAGGAGAACTACGCAGATAGAAATAAAACTGAAAATCTTGCTGGGAATGGAATAGCCAGGATTTTCCGTAGTTAGCCAAAGCCTTTTGCGCAAGTTGCCGCATTGTAAAGTGTTGAAACGCATGAGGTCATGGTTAAAGTCAGAAATCTCATCTACAGATGTGTCCACACTGCTCACCTCACTCTCTTCATCCCAGTTACGTCTTCTGCTTTCTAACTTACGTTCATGGTATCGATAACTGCAGCAAGAGTCTAGAAAAAACTCACTGATCCCCCAATATTCTATTTCCTGGGAGAAGGAGAAGGCACATAGGTCATCCATCATGTGCAGTTTACCAGTTTCATAAAAGTACAAGACGTATGGAAAAAGACCTGGATTTCGGTCAAAGTAAAACTCTTTAGATGCCAAGTCGTAGTCATCACAGATTTGTAGGATGGATTCTTCAGAGTCACAAAATAGTAAACGTCCAAGCCTAGTGTCCGGGAACTGTGATAGTGTGATGGAGCTGATTTTCTTCTTCAGTCCTCCAACATTGATATTAATGGAATAGTCCTTGAAATTTCCAATCCAAAAAGATTTACTTTTATGAACCATGGTGAATGGTTATTGCATGTCTGTATCTGATAACATAAagcataaaaataatataaaaatcaaATAGAAATATTTTACAGTGTAGTTAAATCTCCCCTCCCTCTCTAGGATTACTTTTCTATTAACTTGCAATCAAGAATAGGCAATGTTGTGTCATCTCAACCATCCTTTTTCAATGTGCTCTATTAGAGCACATGGATGTCCCAGGGAATAGTCTTGCTCTAGCAGACCCAGTTCATCCATGTATTACCTTAATTAACATTTATGTCTTAGCCGCAAGTTATGCTATATTTTCTCCGTGGTGGACTCTGCAAGCGAAATGAGCAGCTAACGGCAACttcatatatacaaactgaaaagaatggcgtggtattaaacaagcaggacgtgctcaaacccacatgcagttgtgcatatatataggggagcagatcccggCAACTTCAACCAGCAATCTCAGTTCGCTGATGGATGCAGCGGCTCTCAAATTAAAGGGGTCTGGTGAATGTGAGACCACCCTGGATATGTCAAACTATGCTGCCATGTTTAATAATGGCCAGATAAGGTCATAAAAGGTCCCTATAGATCTCCTTTTATGGAAGTATATAGTATATGAGGTTTAATGGGTCCTCTAGTGAAGATGCAGTAatcatatgtatatatgtgtgtggtgaaactaacctcgccactgggttttggaggggcctggttgccagcc
This window of the Bufo bufo chromosome 6, aBufBuf1.1, whole genome shotgun sequence genome carries:
- the LOC121004255 gene encoding potassium voltage-gated channel subfamily S member 1-like — encoded protein: MVHKSKSFWIGNFKDYSININVGGLKKKISSITLSQFPDTRLGRLLFCDSEESILQICDDYDLASKEFYFDRNPGLFPYVLYFYETGKLHMMDDLCAFSFSQEIEYWGISEFFLDSCCSYRYHERKLESRRRNWDEESEVSSVDTSVDEISDFNHDLMRFNTLQCGNLRKRLWLTTENPGYSIPSKIFSFISICVVLLSISTMCINSMPEYQNLDEDDVPIDDPILHNLEYFCISWFTFEVSSRLLLAPNLKKFFKHPLNLIDIVSVLPFYFTLLVDLTIGSDHELDNVGKVVQVFRLMRIFRVLKLARHSTGLRSLGATLKHSYREVGILLLYLAVGVSVFSGMAYTAEKDEDTGFDTIPSCWWWGTVSMTTVGYGDVVPATVAGKLAASGCILGGILVVALPITIIFNKFSHFYRRQKALENAVRNSDRRPSKEPSVDGEKESENFTEL